In Candidatus Nomurabacteria bacterium, a genomic segment contains:
- the tsaD gene encoding tRNA (adenosine(37)-N6)-threonylcarbamoyltransferase complex transferase subunit TsaD translates to MIILGIESSCDETSIAILERKADHFLVRSHFVASQVKTHAKFGGVVPEVAARMHLEVIIPGLDAALHEAKITLEDIDVIAVTAGPGLMSALMVGVEVGRTLAWTLKKPLVGVNHLAGHLYANWLPDAEGNTPSILKAPFPALGLLVSGGHTELVLMRGYGKFQLLGETRDDAAGEAFDKVAKLMGLGYPGGPVLSTLASTGNPKAYSWPRPMLKSANLEFSFAGLKTAVRYHLEKHHPKKKDLPDIAASFEQAVVDVLIGKTLRALQEHKVNTLLLAGGVAANGRLRAELSAAVARRFPAVTFLKPNLPYCTDNAAMIAAAGYFQAKQKKYTDWKLLKADPNWSLSKTT, encoded by the coding sequence ATGATCATCCTCGGCATTGAATCATCTTGTGACGAAACCTCAATCGCCATTCTCGAGAGAAAGGCTGATCATTTTCTTGTCCGTAGTCACTTTGTTGCCTCACAGGTAAAGACTCATGCAAAATTTGGTGGCGTAGTGCCTGAAGTAGCTGCGCGCATGCACCTTGAAGTTATTATTCCCGGCCTTGATGCTGCCCTGCATGAGGCTAAAATAACACTTGAAGATATTGATGTCATTGCAGTGACAGCCGGCCCAGGACTCATGTCAGCCCTAATGGTTGGAGTTGAAGTAGGGCGGACGTTGGCTTGGACTTTAAAAAAACCTTTAGTAGGAGTGAACCATCTGGCCGGCCACCTCTATGCAAATTGGTTACCAGATGCGGAGGGAAATACGCCAAGTATACTTAAGGCACCTTTCCCAGCCTTGGGACTACTCGTGTCAGGAGGTCACACTGAACTTGTACTCATGCGTGGTTATGGGAAATTCCAACTGCTTGGTGAGACGCGCGACGACGCCGCCGGCGAAGCCTTTGATAAAGTGGCCAAGTTAATGGGTTTAGGTTATCCGGGTGGACCAGTCTTAAGTACGCTGGCTAGCACAGGGAATCCAAAAGCCTACAGCTGGCCGCGACCAATGCTGAAAAGCGCTAACCTTGAATTCTCTTTTGCTGGATTAAAAACTGCCGTGCGCTATCATTTAGAAAAGCATCATCCAAAGAAAAAAGACTTGCCTGATATTGCCGCCTCTTTTGAACAGGCGGTAGTTGATGTGTTGATTGGAAAAACGCTGCGGGCCCTGCAAGAACATAAGGTCAACACTTTGCTGCTGGCCGGCGGCGTGGCCGCCAATGGGCGGCTCCGCGCTGAACTTAGCGCGGCTGTCGCGCGTCGATTTCCAGCCGTCACTTTTTTGAAACCTAATCTCCCTTACTGCACTGATAACGCAGCAATGATTGCCGCAGCGGGGTATTTCCAGGCGAAGCAAAAAAAATATACAGATTGGAAGTTACTCAAGGCTGACCCAAACTGGAGTCTATCAAAAACAACCTAA
- a CDS encoding lamin tail domain-containing protein: MFLRACIVLLFVFTQSVPFFPVTQAIEIPTVVINELMWMGSSASSADEWIELRNTSDQQIDISGWKMTKKSGEDNALMLTIPENQFIAPRAYYLIANYADDATNSHLAIAPDLVETDVALVNSALQIGLYTSQDELIDSADDGVGKPLAGEYTSGEIWKSMERVREPSDGTRPEDWKTSSAQVNFDAASPEYGTPGAENSNTAPAANAGEDFSIQVGETATFDASLSEDADHDTLSYSWDFDDGGVASGITPTHVYQHEGEYHVVLIVSDGMLTSSDEVLVSVSLESVLPTPETQEDNPGEEESSDPEYMRGNVLLNEVFPNPSGRDQEAEFIELYNADDKAVSLSGWKVTNDKSSYHFDDQVIAPGAFLSISYSTSKVLLRNSGGVVRLVNPFNEIVSGLEYGVAEEAMSFARVNDTTHWEWTSLPTPGSENEIEQDISSSNTEVEGDSNAIILEKTNETNTSLPKNIKVAEIAGLDPKTLVQVEGVVTAAPGMFSVSSFWLQDESGAAEVSSTNKLFPELELGNLVRVIGTVSSAGEGLRINQRKDEIEVIGVSVVAPEELQSDDLNEALIGHLVSVQGQITKSAKTKLTLRDEQGELAVVAKKGTELDLSSFSVDEPVQILGILGWTSAGPQIWPRTIEDIQIAGEVLGEATSLEAQTPLTDSTAIVNDDRKVFPTWLVMVIIGVMLSLGAWWYWKHRVDTTSHV, encoded by the coding sequence ATGTTTTTACGCGCATGTATAGTATTGCTCTTTGTCTTTACGCAAAGCGTTCCCTTCTTTCCTGTGACACAGGCAATTGAAATCCCAACTGTTGTGATAAATGAGCTTATGTGGATGGGTTCATCCGCTTCCTCGGCTGACGAATGGATAGAGCTGCGTAATACTAGCGATCAACAGATAGATATTTCTGGATGGAAAATGACCAAGAAGAGCGGTGAAGACAACGCGCTCATGTTAACTATTCCAGAAAATCAATTCATTGCCCCACGGGCATATTACCTCATTGCGAACTATGCTGATGATGCGACAAATTCACATTTAGCCATAGCACCTGATTTGGTTGAGACCGACGTCGCATTAGTAAACTCGGCCTTGCAGATTGGGCTTTATACTTCCCAAGATGAACTTATTGACAGTGCGGATGACGGAGTGGGCAAGCCCTTGGCAGGTGAGTACACATCAGGTGAAATATGGAAATCAATGGAGCGAGTACGTGAGCCAAGTGATGGAACTAGGCCGGAGGATTGGAAGACCTCAAGCGCTCAAGTGAATTTTGATGCCGCTTCCCCAGAGTATGGTACGCCAGGGGCAGAGAATAGTAATACTGCGCCAGCGGCAAATGCTGGAGAAGATTTCTCTATCCAGGTCGGTGAAACAGCGACATTTGACGCTTCACTTTCTGAAGATGCTGACCATGACACACTTAGTTACTCATGGGATTTTGACGACGGCGGAGTTGCGAGTGGGATAACTCCTACGCACGTGTATCAACATGAAGGGGAATACCACGTAGTTCTGATTGTTTCCGATGGGATGCTTACATCGAGTGATGAGGTGCTGGTGAGTGTAAGCTTAGAATCAGTCTTACCAACACCAGAGACTCAAGAGGATAATCCAGGGGAAGAGGAGTCTAGCGATCCTGAATATATGCGGGGTAATGTGCTGCTCAATGAAGTCTTCCCTAATCCAAGTGGGCGAGATCAAGAAGCAGAGTTTATCGAGCTCTATAATGCGGATGACAAAGCGGTTTCGCTGAGCGGCTGGAAAGTAACCAATGATAAAAGCTCATATCACTTTGATGATCAAGTAATTGCACCTGGAGCCTTTCTCTCCATATCATATTCGACGAGTAAAGTCTTGCTGCGCAATAGCGGCGGTGTAGTTCGACTAGTAAACCCCTTCAATGAAATAGTGAGCGGGTTAGAGTACGGCGTGGCCGAAGAAGCAATGAGCTTTGCTCGAGTGAATGATACGACACATTGGGAATGGACAAGCCTGCCCACCCCCGGGAGTGAAAATGAGATTGAGCAAGATATTTCTTCTTCAAACACGGAAGTAGAAGGAGATAGCAACGCAATAATTTTAGAAAAGACAAACGAGACTAATACAAGCCTTCCAAAAAATATTAAGGTGGCTGAAATTGCCGGACTTGATCCAAAAACCCTTGTGCAAGTTGAAGGTGTGGTGACCGCCGCGCCAGGCATGTTCTCCGTTTCGTCATTTTGGCTGCAGGATGAGAGTGGGGCAGCCGAGGTTTCATCAACAAATAAACTATTCCCAGAGCTAGAGCTTGGCAATCTCGTGCGCGTGATTGGTACGGTGTCGAGTGCTGGAGAGGGCTTACGCATAAACCAGCGCAAAGATGAAATTGAAGTAATTGGTGTGAGCGTTGTAGCTCCTGAGGAATTGCAAAGCGATGATCTTAATGAGGCACTCATTGGTCATCTCGTGAGCGTCCAGGGACAGATAACAAAATCAGCCAAGACAAAACTCACCTTGCGTGATGAGCAGGGTGAATTGGCCGTCGTCGCCAAGAAAGGCACTGAGCTTGATCTCAGTAGTTTCAGCGTTGATGAGCCCGTGCAGATTCTCGGCATACTTGGATGGACAAGCGCTGGGCCACAAATTTGGCCAAGGACTATTGAAGATATTCAAATTGCCGGAGAGGTTTTAGGCGAAGCAACAAGCTTAGAAGCTCAAACTCCACTTACTGACTCGACAGCCATCGTGAATGATGATCGAAAAGTATTTCCCACCTGGTTAGTTATGGTAATCATCGGTGTCATGTTAAGTCTGGGAGCGTGGTGGTACTGGAAACATCGCGTCGATACCACTTCCCATGTCTAA
- a CDS encoding YdcF family protein translates to MICLGCGLSPDGTQASRQSASIARKGLNLYQAELARCIVLSGGNGNDGHMTEAIAMKRLIEARARNVYMILENGSIGTINNAIEVLRITRQHPEWRSVALVTHPWHARRARAIFRYVWHGSGIEIIVIKARSSYGGNCQKRFRHFLSFLVWDLLGWSAFLVRRFS, encoded by the coding sequence GTGATCTGTCTCGGCTGTGGCCTCTCGCCAGATGGCACGCAAGCCAGTCGCCAAAGTGCATCAATCGCTCGCAAGGGTCTCAATCTCTACCAAGCTGAACTAGCTCGGTGCATTGTCCTGAGCGGTGGCAACGGCAACGATGGTCACATGACTGAAGCCATCGCGATGAAGCGTTTGATCGAGGCGCGAGCACGCAATGTATACATGATACTGGAGAACGGCTCAATCGGCACTATCAATAACGCGATCGAGGTCCTGCGCATCACGCGTCAGCACCCCGAATGGCGTAGCGTGGCGCTAGTCACTCACCCTTGGCACGCCCGGCGAGCTCGAGCGATTTTCCGCTATGTGTGGCATGGCTCCGGCATCGAGATCATAGTCATAAAGGCCCGCTCGTCTTATGGAGGTAACTGCCAGAAACGCTTCCGGCATTTCCTTTCCTTCCTAGTGTGGGATCTGCTTGGTTGGTCGGCCTTCTTGGTTCGACGATTTAGCTAG
- a CDS encoding VCBS repeat-containing protein: MPQTEQIVATKTWLQVSISSTLASFILISLTGLSMGLISFQSDIFPIFQQQEATSQYDNSNSAKLIWTAPGDDGYTGQASGYDIRYAQTPITSASWSSATQVANTLQPKVAGASESFRVTGLLSAKTYYFAVRAYDEVGNYGEISNVPSITTACYVSWSCDEWSACVDGQQVRTCSDTNSCASDEGRPEESRACGAGGPSPEPIIVGTHTGYPPHLRVLDSNGGLMSQFYAYAENFRNGVNFSFGDVDGDGKKDIVVGTIGKSAAHIRIFRQDGSLLSQFFAYPAQWRIGVSVSTGDLDGDGKDEIIVLPNTRSPAHVRIFSYTGQLQNQFYVFPSQWRLELNLESGDVNGDGKDEIVVSTTEGYTPHVRIFSGTGNLVGQFFAYDLGYRGGVPIATGDTNGDGKDEIITGTGPGYRPHVRILDLDGSVVGQFNAYDPNYRGGLTLSSTDVDGDGVDEVIVGTMPGYPAHVRALTNTGDLVSQFYAYPPEWKIGVKL; this comes from the coding sequence ATGCCCCAAACCGAACAAATCGTTGCGACAAAGACATGGTTGCAAGTGTCTATCAGTAGCACTCTAGCCTCTTTTATACTCATTTCTTTAACCGGTTTGAGTATGGGGCTTATTTCTTTTCAATCAGATATTTTTCCCATTTTCCAACAGCAAGAAGCGACGAGTCAATACGATAATAGCAATTCAGCAAAATTAATATGGACGGCGCCAGGTGATGATGGATATACCGGACAAGCGAGCGGCTATGATATTCGCTATGCTCAGACTCCCATTACATCCGCAAGCTGGAGTTCAGCCACTCAGGTAGCCAACACACTGCAACCAAAAGTTGCTGGGGCATCTGAATCGTTTCGAGTGACCGGCCTCCTGTCCGCCAAAACCTACTATTTTGCAGTGAGGGCGTATGATGAGGTGGGTAACTACGGAGAGATTTCGAATGTACCAAGTATAACGACAGCCTGCTATGTTTCGTGGTCCTGCGATGAGTGGTCAGCTTGTGTGGACGGTCAGCAGGTGAGGACTTGTAGTGATACAAATAGCTGTGCTTCAGATGAGGGTAGACCAGAGGAAAGCCGAGCGTGCGGAGCGGGGGGTCCATCACCTGAGCCGATTATTGTGGGTACACATACTGGATATCCGCCACACCTACGGGTGCTAGATAGCAACGGCGGTCTCATGAGTCAGTTTTATGCCTACGCAGAAAATTTCCGTAACGGGGTAAACTTTTCTTTTGGTGATGTTGATGGTGATGGCAAAAAAGATATCGTCGTAGGAACCATTGGAAAATCAGCCGCGCATATCCGAATCTTTCGCCAGGATGGAAGCCTCCTTTCGCAATTTTTTGCCTACCCAGCGCAGTGGCGCATAGGAGTGAGTGTGAGTACCGGTGATCTCGATGGCGACGGAAAGGATGAGATTATTGTTTTACCGAATACTCGCTCGCCTGCCCATGTGCGAATTTTTTCTTACACCGGACAATTACAAAATCAATTTTATGTTTTCCCTTCCCAGTGGAGACTGGAATTAAATCTAGAGAGTGGAGATGTAAACGGAGATGGGAAAGACGAGATTGTTGTTTCTACTACTGAGGGTTATACGCCGCATGTCCGTATTTTTTCTGGTACTGGTAATTTAGTCGGACAATTTTTTGCCTATGATTTAGGATATCGTGGTGGGGTCCCGATCGCCACCGGTGACACAAATGGGGACGGGAAGGATGAAATAATTACTGGCACAGGGCCAGGCTATCGACCGCATGTCCGTATACTGGATTTAGATGGATCAGTCGTTGGTCAGTTTAATGCCTATGATCCAAATTATCGTGGCGGACTAACACTCTCCTCGACTGATGTGGATGGTGATGGGGTTGATGAGGTTATCGTCGGTACTATGCCAGGCTATCCTGCTCATGTGCGAGCGCTTACCAATACCGGCGACCTCGTTAGCCAGTTTTATGCCTATCCGCCTGAATGGAAGATTGGAGTGAAGTTGTAA